A genomic stretch from Ureibacillus composti includes:
- a CDS encoding nitroreductase family protein, translating into MTSTQTLLKTEAFLDVIQERRSVRTYDPTVKISREEMSEILKLATLAPSSSNLQPWRFLVIDTPELKEKLLPIANNQQQVVEASAVIAVLGDVKSYEKAEKIYGQAVEAGFMPEETASSFIERTVGMYSSLPSEVARQIVYTDGGLVSMQLMLVARSKGYDTVPMGGYNKAKFVEAFGISEQYVPVLLIAIGKAAKPGHQTTRLPLEDVVFFNEMK; encoded by the coding sequence ATGACAAGTACACAAACACTACTTAAAACTGAAGCGTTCTTAGACGTGATTCAAGAGCGTCGTTCGGTGCGTACATATGACCCTACAGTAAAGATTTCACGCGAAGAAATGTCTGAAATCCTAAAACTCGCAACGTTAGCTCCTTCATCTTCGAACTTGCAACCATGGCGTTTTCTAGTGATCGATACACCTGAGTTGAAAGAAAAACTTTTGCCAATTGCAAATAATCAACAACAAGTAGTCGAGGCTTCAGCTGTTATTGCTGTTCTTGGCGATGTGAAAAGCTATGAGAAAGCAGAAAAAATTTATGGGCAGGCTGTTGAAGCAGGTTTTATGCCAGAGGAAACGGCTTCTTCATTCATTGAGCGTACTGTCGGAATGTACTCAAGCTTACCATCTGAAGTGGCTCGCCAAATCGTTTATACAGACGGTGGTCTTGTATCGATGCAGTTAATGCTTGTCGCTCGCTCAAAAGGTTATGACACGGTTCCAATGGGTGGATACAATAAAGCGAAATTCGTTGAAGCGTTCGGAATTTCAGAACAGTATGTACCAGTTCTGCTTATTGCCATTGGTAAAGCTGCAAAACCGGGACACCAAACAACACGCCTTCCACTGGAGGATGTAGTATTTTTTAATGAAATGAAATAA
- a CDS encoding erythromycin esterase family protein, with the protein MPRKLINAIKEHSLPLNDQSLDNVIEAIGNARIVMIGEASHGTSEFYSYRCELSKRLIEQKGFNIIAVEGDWPSAQEVNRYVKGYGDESQTARELLMKSFHRWPTWMWANEEIEEFTEWLKEKNTSLDKKVGFYGIDLYSLFESIDEVLKFLSDNPKYQVDLEHAKKAFTCFEPYNRMPEHYALSAAHFTDECISEVSSLLRSLRSNEERYSDEQEEDLNVIMNALVAKNAEEYYREMMKDAKSWNTRDEHMVEAINELINYHGDDAKIIIWEHNTHIGDASETSMKDEQMINVGQLIREQYGKDNTFAIGFGTYEGTVIASDSWGDPLKVIKVPPSKLSMWEGQLHAASQEDQVLIFTDENRELFNDWIGHRAIGVVYHPEYEAYGNYVPSRVGSRYDAFIFIDQTNALRPLK; encoded by the coding sequence ATGCCAAGAAAACTAATCAATGCAATCAAGGAGCATTCCCTTCCATTGAATGACCAAAGTTTGGACAACGTGATTGAAGCAATTGGCAATGCCCGAATTGTCATGATTGGCGAAGCATCCCATGGGACATCGGAGTTTTACAGTTATCGCTGTGAGCTTTCCAAAAGACTAATTGAACAAAAAGGATTTAATATCATCGCAGTTGAAGGAGATTGGCCTTCCGCGCAGGAGGTCAACCGATATGTAAAAGGCTACGGGGATGAAAGTCAAACCGCTAGAGAACTTCTGATGAAATCCTTTCATCGCTGGCCGACTTGGATGTGGGCAAATGAAGAAATAGAAGAATTTACAGAGTGGCTAAAAGAGAAAAATACATCATTGGATAAAAAAGTCGGTTTTTATGGGATCGATTTGTATAGTCTTTTTGAATCTATCGATGAAGTGTTGAAGTTTTTATCGGATAACCCGAAGTACCAAGTGGACTTGGAACATGCTAAAAAAGCTTTCACCTGCTTTGAGCCATATAACCGCATGCCAGAACACTATGCCCTTTCTGCCGCGCATTTTACAGATGAATGTATCAGTGAGGTTTCGAGCTTATTAAGATCTTTGCGGAGTAATGAGGAACGCTACTCTGATGAACAGGAAGAAGATTTAAATGTGATTATGAATGCCCTCGTTGCCAAAAATGCCGAGGAGTATTACCGTGAAATGATGAAGGATGCAAAATCTTGGAATACACGGGATGAACATATGGTGGAAGCCATTAATGAATTGATAAACTACCACGGTGACGATGCCAAAATCATCATTTGGGAACATAACACTCATATTGGGGATGCATCTGAAACATCAATGAAGGACGAGCAAATGATCAACGTTGGCCAGCTGATTAGGGAGCAATACGGCAAAGACAATACATTTGCCATCGGATTTGGGACGTATGAAGGAACTGTTATTGCATCAGATAGCTGGGGAGACCCGTTAAAAGTGATTAAAGTTCCTCCTTCGAAACTAAGTATGTGGGAAGGACAACTTCACGCGGCTAGCCAGGAAGATCAAGTTTTGATTTTCACCGACGAGAATCGAGAATTGTTCAACGACTGGATTGGCCACCGTGCGATCGGGGTTGTCTATCATCCCGAATACGAAGCCTATGGAAATTATGTCCCTTCCCGAGTTGGAAGCAGGTATGATGCGTTTATATTTATAGATCAGACAAACGCATTAAGGCCATTAAAATAG
- a CDS encoding S-layer homology domain-containing protein yields the protein MGKLIKVTKTLAAMGLAGTLLLTTNGVTSAQVHYKDVNKTDNFYDSVDYLLTKKAISRSLPNFRPYENITRGQFASIITKVVEYRFKEVEYSQWWNGSNFIDVPKTHQFYSYVEKLDYNNIMSGYYPIRWDYSTRAFGVNDSLTRGQLAGVLVKVYSIPLITDESYKANGGKKSDIFDGERFTNQWGQAIATLETIGIMSGYGDGTFKPNKPINRSQFANMLYKKETGQKLVYKQSPILEQFEALGITKEAAIKTIKSLKNNSVMNYVATYTDYYDDALTFYYTDYFVLEIRKEGEIIFDEINTKLLVSKDATSEDWKINVQPIIEE from the coding sequence ATGGGGAAATTAATAAAAGTTACTAAAACATTAGCTGCAATGGGGTTAGCCGGAACATTGCTATTAACTACAAATGGGGTTACTTCAGCACAAGTGCATTATAAAGATGTCAATAAAACGGATAACTTCTATGATTCTGTTGATTATTTATTAACAAAAAAGGCAATCAGTCGATCATTGCCAAACTTTAGACCATATGAAAATATTACGCGTGGACAATTCGCTAGTATTATTACGAAAGTGGTTGAGTATCGATTCAAAGAGGTTGAATATTCACAATGGTGGAATGGCAGCAACTTCATCGATGTTCCGAAAACACATCAATTCTATTCTTATGTTGAGAAATTAGATTACAATAATATAATGAGTGGCTATTATCCGATACGATGGGATTACAGTACGAGAGCATTTGGTGTAAACGACTCGTTAACTCGAGGTCAATTAGCGGGTGTTCTTGTAAAAGTATATAGCATTCCTTTGATTACCGATGAAAGTTACAAAGCAAACGGCGGAAAGAAATCGGATATTTTTGATGGGGAACGATTTACAAATCAGTGGGGACAGGCCATCGCGACACTTGAAACAATCGGCATTATGAGTGGCTATGGCGACGGAACTTTTAAACCGAATAAACCAATTAACCGATCACAATTTGCAAACATGCTCTATAAAAAAGAAACGGGCCAAAAGTTGGTTTATAAACAATCTCCGATACTTGAACAATTTGAAGCACTTGGCATTACGAAAGAAGCGGCTATAAAAACGATCAAATCACTCAAGAATAATAGTGTCATGAACTACGTCGCAACCTATACAGATTATTATGATGATGCCTTAACATTCTACTATACAGATTATTTTGTTTTAGAGATTCGTAAAGAAGGCGAAATCATATTCGATGAAATCAATACAAAACTCCTCGTTTCTAAAGATGCAACTTCTGAGGATTGGAAAATTAATGTACAACCAATTATTGAAGAATGA
- a CDS encoding YitT family protein — translation MKLSKQHSFVYGVGIVILTLGITLTIQSQFGTSPFDALLVGLSETVGLTVGSWEIILALMMIFCNALLSKRRPQFLGFITAFLTGVGIDLWLFLIGDFVNPDTWFSQLMTLLFGLIFSGLGTAFYLYAKFAPAPVDELMLVIRELTKISVLYSRTIQYAVFLVLAYLFNGPIGIGTIITLCLGGPILNYCMNLVERRMVTKIPVS, via the coding sequence ATGAAGTTGAGTAAACAACATTCCTTCGTGTATGGAGTAGGAATTGTCATTCTTACTCTTGGAATTACCCTAACGATTCAATCACAATTTGGAACTTCTCCTTTCGATGCACTATTAGTTGGTCTATCCGAGACGGTTGGACTTACGGTAGGCAGCTGGGAGATTATATTGGCCTTAATGATGATTTTTTGTAATGCTTTATTAAGTAAAAGAAGACCTCAATTTTTAGGTTTTATCACTGCTTTTTTGACTGGCGTCGGCATCGACTTATGGCTCTTTTTAATTGGAGATTTCGTTAATCCTGACACATGGTTTTCTCAACTGATGACGCTACTATTCGGATTAATTTTCTCAGGGCTTGGAACTGCATTTTATCTATACGCAAAATTTGCGCCAGCACCTGTCGATGAATTAATGTTAGTCATTCGTGAGCTCACGAAAATTAGCGTACTTTATTCCAGAACGATTCAATATGCGGTCTTTTTAGTGCTTGCGTATCTTTTCAATGGCCCGATCGGAATCGGCACGATCATCACCCTTTGTTTAGGCGGCCCGATTTTGAATTACTGTATGAATCTGGTTGAAAGACGAATGGTTACAAAAATTCCAGTATCATAA
- a CDS encoding GNAT family N-acetyltransferase has product MQVNKITTEVELQKAFHIRKKVFVKEQGVPLSDEFDQFDQLDGQCDHILVYLNEEAVGTGRIRLADGYGKLERICILEPFRKHGLGKVIIQALEDLAEDKGVAKVKLHGQTQAEGFYHKLGYQTSSDVFMEDGIPHVLMTKQLSVGNEVE; this is encoded by the coding sequence ATGCAAGTAAATAAAATTACAACAGAAGTTGAGTTGCAAAAAGCATTTCATATTAGAAAAAAAGTATTCGTGAAAGAACAGGGGGTACCTTTGTCTGACGAGTTTGATCAATTCGATCAATTAGATGGGCAGTGTGATCACATTTTGGTTTATCTCAATGAGGAAGCAGTAGGAACAGGAAGAATACGTCTTGCGGACGGGTATGGGAAATTAGAGCGAATTTGTATTTTAGAGCCTTTCCGCAAACATGGGCTTGGGAAAGTGATCATTCAAGCATTAGAAGATCTTGCAGAAGATAAAGGCGTTGCCAAAGTGAAATTGCATGGCCAAACGCAAGCTGAAGGATTTTACCACAAACTAGGCTATCAAACGTCATCCGATGTGTTTATGGAAGATGGCATTCCGCATGTTTTAATGACGAAACAATTGTCTGTCGGAAATGAAGTTGAGTAA
- a CDS encoding MarR family transcriptional regulator, with the protein MKEILREIGMIARALDSISNVEFKEHELTKGQYLYLVRICENPGIIQEKLAEMIMVDRTTAARAIKRLEIQGFIEKRDDPLNKKINRLYPTEKGESVYPFLMREGQHSNKVALSGFSEEEADLLHDLLQRVRKNIVVDWEYVKKGNKREY; encoded by the coding sequence ATGAAAGAAATTCTTCGTGAGATAGGCATGATAGCAAGGGCACTAGATTCGATTAGTAATGTAGAATTCAAGGAGCATGAATTAACAAAAGGCCAATATCTGTACCTTGTCCGAATCTGCGAAAATCCAGGAATTATACAAGAGAAACTAGCGGAAATGATCATGGTGGATCGTACCACAGCAGCGCGGGCGATAAAAAGGCTCGAAATACAAGGGTTTATTGAAAAAAGAGACGATCCGTTAAATAAGAAAATTAATAGACTCTACCCAACAGAAAAAGGGGAGAGCGTCTATCCTTTTTTAATGAGAGAAGGGCAGCATTCCAACAAAGTGGCGCTTTCAGGCTTCTCTGAAGAAGAAGCAGATCTCCTCCACGACTTACTCCAAAGAGTCAGAAAAAACATCGTGGTCGATTGGGAATATGTCAAAAAGGGAAACAAGAGGGAGTATTAG
- a CDS encoding LysE family translocator translates to MENFYLFIIMCILLIILPGPDTAIATKNTLTVGKTGGLKTALGTCCALLVHTSAAILGLSAIIVKSAFIFSVIKYVGAVYLIYLGVKTLWSLRKKVEVAIADENNKHQIGNSSCFKQGFLTNLLNPKVAVFFLTFLPQFVNTESNTFLPFLIMGATYTVLTAIWFLLYVYSIHQISAFMKKPTAKNAMESITGAVLIGFGIKLALDKAH, encoded by the coding sequence ATGGAGAATTTTTATTTGTTTATTATCATGTGTATTCTTCTTATTATTTTACCGGGGCCTGATACTGCCATCGCAACAAAAAATACCCTCACTGTAGGAAAAACTGGAGGACTTAAAACAGCCTTAGGGACTTGTTGCGCGCTTCTTGTTCATACATCTGCTGCCATTTTAGGACTTTCAGCAATTATTGTAAAATCCGCATTTATATTTTCTGTCATCAAATACGTTGGGGCTGTTTACTTAATTTATCTGGGAGTTAAAACATTATGGTCTTTGCGGAAGAAGGTAGAAGTAGCAATCGCTGATGAAAACAACAAACATCAGATTGGAAATTCTTCATGTTTTAAACAAGGTTTCCTTACAAATCTTCTTAACCCTAAAGTTGCAGTCTTTTTCTTAACGTTTTTGCCTCAATTCGTGAACACTGAAAGCAATACCTTTTTACCATTTCTCATCATGGGCGCTACGTATACAGTTCTGACAGCTATTTGGTTTCTCCTGTATGTTTATTCCATCCATCAAATTAGTGCTTTTATGAAAAAACCGACAGCAAAAAATGCGATGGAAAGCATTACAGGTGCTGTTCTGATTGGTTTTGGTATAAAACTTGCGCTAGATAAAGCTCATTAG
- a CDS encoding GNAT family N-acetyltransferase: protein MNSLFTIDCGEIILREYRVEDADAIYEITSQPEVYEFLPDFKTTREQRLDWVTNYEIPSNKRFLSAVPNIENQTYLRLGMILKETGEFIGFCMTGIKDELPTPNREIAYAISKYYRNKGYTTKAVIGLINYLFENTNVEQLNAVALTRNIRSNRVIQKTGFKLISELEINNELHYHYTLLKEDWKSNR from the coding sequence GTGAATTCATTATTTACGATCGACTGTGGAGAAATCATACTTCGCGAATACAGAGTGGAAGATGCAGATGCGATTTATGAAATTACCTCGCAGCCGGAAGTCTATGAATTTTTACCTGATTTTAAAACAACACGCGAACAACGATTAGACTGGGTCACAAATTACGAAATCCCTTCAAACAAACGATTCTTATCAGCGGTACCAAATATTGAAAATCAAACTTACCTGAGATTGGGCATGATCTTAAAAGAAACGGGAGAATTTATCGGGTTTTGCATGACAGGTATTAAAGATGAATTGCCGACGCCAAATAGAGAAATTGCATATGCCATCTCAAAATATTACAGAAATAAAGGATACACAACCAAAGCAGTGATTGGCTTGATTAACTATTTGTTTGAAAATACAAATGTCGAACAATTAAATGCCGTCGCGTTAACAAGAAATATAAGGTCCAACCGGGTCATTCAAAAAACTGGATTTAAGCTAATAAGCGAATTAGAAATTAACAATGAACTGCATTATCACTACACTCTTCTAAAAGAGGATTGGAAGAGTAATAGATAA
- a CDS encoding S-layer homology domain-containing protein gives MKKIVSMILSLVLVMAFIPQYSNAATAKFKDIPTSHTYYKQVSYLEGNGYISGYPDGTFKPNNKLTRAHAAIIISNALKLDTTNVTNPNFTDVPTSHPYYNQIAAVVEAGVMGGKGNGKFDPSGTLTRGQMAVILTNAYNLKGVSNKQFKDVPSNHWAYQFVQALAKNDVTSGYSDGTFKPNANITRAHFSVFLYSALGTLGKKMEVHFIDVGQGDSILIESPNGKTMLIDGGTKAAGDDVVAYLKSQQISQLDYVVATHPDADHIGGLIDVFAATQVSNFVNSGKVHTTDTYNELLTAATNEGSNYIEPTTGQTISLDSSLKVQVLHADASAADNNDASIVLKVTYNEVSFLLTGDADTDIESKMTSSYDVSSTILKAGHHGSDTSSSLAFLQKVQPAATILSYGKENSYGHPHSKVLSNLKTVGSKAYSTAESGTITVVTNGATYNILGKEFTVGTVSTPTPTPTPVVTNPKPTTGGDAKSGTYVIPGAPTSFKNCTDMRKYYPNGVKKGHPAYSTSSDRDQDGWACEQ, from the coding sequence ATGAAAAAAATAGTTTCTATGATTCTATCGCTAGTATTGGTGATGGCATTCATCCCACAATATTCTAATGCAGCAACAGCTAAATTTAAAGATATACCTACTTCGCATACTTACTATAAACAAGTCTCTTACCTAGAAGGAAATGGCTATATTTCTGGTTACCCAGATGGTACGTTTAAGCCAAATAATAAGCTAACACGTGCTCATGCAGCGATTATTATTAGTAATGCATTAAAATTAGATACAACAAATGTGACTAATCCGAATTTTACGGATGTACCGACTTCACACCCATACTATAACCAAATTGCAGCAGTTGTAGAGGCAGGCGTGATGGGCGGGAAAGGTAATGGGAAATTTGACCCAAGTGGTACATTAACTCGTGGTCAAATGGCGGTTATTCTAACAAATGCTTACAACTTAAAAGGTGTTTCCAATAAACAATTTAAAGATGTGCCTTCAAACCATTGGGCATATCAATTCGTGCAAGCTTTAGCCAAAAATGATGTGACAAGTGGTTATAGTGATGGAACATTTAAACCGAATGCAAACATTACTCGTGCTCACTTTTCCGTATTCCTTTATAGCGCACTTGGCACTTTAGGTAAGAAGATGGAAGTTCACTTCATCGATGTTGGTCAAGGAGATTCGATTCTAATTGAATCACCAAATGGCAAAACAATGCTAATTGATGGCGGTACAAAAGCAGCCGGCGATGATGTTGTCGCTTATTTGAAATCACAACAAATTAGTCAATTAGATTATGTGGTCGCAACACATCCAGACGCGGATCATATCGGAGGACTCATCGATGTTTTTGCTGCTACTCAAGTTAGTAACTTCGTAAACAGTGGGAAAGTTCATACAACTGATACGTACAACGAATTATTGACTGCTGCTACAAATGAGGGGTCAAACTATATTGAGCCAACAACTGGACAAACGATTAGTTTAGATTCATCACTGAAAGTACAAGTTCTTCATGCTGATGCTTCAGCAGCTGACAATAATGATGCATCAATCGTATTAAAAGTAACTTATAATGAAGTATCTTTCTTACTAACAGGTGATGCGGATACTGATATCGAGTCAAAAATGACTTCTAGTTACGATGTATCTTCGACAATTTTAAAAGCAGGTCATCACGGATCGGATACAAGTAGTTCATTAGCATTTTTACAAAAAGTACAACCTGCAGCAACTATTTTAAGTTACGGTAAAGAAAATAGTTACGGTCATCCACATTCAAAAGTATTAAGTAATTTAAAAACGGTCGGTTCAAAAGCTTATTCAACGGCTGAAAGTGGAACAATTACGGTCGTAACAAATGGGGCGACTTATAATATTCTTGGAAAAGAATTTACTGTTGGTACCGTGTCTACACCAACTCCTACTCCAACACCTGTTGTTACAAATCCTAAACCAACTACAGGTGGGGATGCGAAATCAGGAACATATGTCATTCCAGGCGCTCCGACAAGTTTCAAAAATTGTACAGATATGAGAAAGTACTATCCGAATGGCGTCAAAAAAGGACATCCAGCTTACTCTACTTCTAGCGATCGCGATCAAGACGGATGGGCATGTGAACAATAA
- a CDS encoding MFS transporter, producing MENWRKSRGLFLSSVATGAMLNPLNSSMIALAIPNIQKDFDLSFLTVSWLITSFYLAGAVTQPIAGKLGDLIGRRKLFLGGLILVAISAMGAPLAPVFALLIMMRLFQAVGSGAIYPAGIGMVRDHIHERQGAALGFIALSMSSMAALGPTIGGFLIAWGDWPAIFLVNIPVLLLCFTLGWIVLPKDESKKKLTRQELIQKMDLFGILFFSVGMIGLLLFLLSLKATVNYLAGIIGVIFILLFVWHELKTKIPFIDIRLFHSNRKLSLVFLQYIVLNFIYYSLFFGLPAYFQDGLHLNVAHSGLLMLLVTGTGIITAPLIGRWVDKSGVNLPILTGNLLIVIGSLLLWLFFGHVPVIVTVLMASLIAAGCNFGNVTLQVAMLEASPADMVGVSTGLYQTSRHFGSILSAVSLGLIFGAKFNPEHFTTLIIVFIVAGITVVLLGVKYSRIRDIGDRYLVPSDK from the coding sequence TTGGAAAATTGGAGAAAAAGTCGGGGATTGTTTTTATCATCAGTGGCGACGGGAGCGATGTTGAATCCTCTTAATTCCTCCATGATTGCACTAGCAATTCCTAATATTCAAAAGGATTTTGATTTGTCTTTTTTGACCGTTTCCTGGTTAATTACTTCTTTTTATTTAGCGGGTGCTGTTACACAGCCTATCGCTGGTAAACTTGGTGATTTGATTGGCCGAAGGAAACTGTTTCTAGGAGGTCTTATATTAGTAGCAATCTCTGCTATGGGTGCACCTTTAGCTCCAGTATTTGCTCTTTTAATTATGATGCGATTATTTCAAGCGGTTGGTAGTGGAGCGATTTATCCTGCGGGAATAGGAATGGTTCGTGACCATATTCATGAAAGACAGGGAGCTGCGCTTGGTTTTATTGCTCTATCGATGTCATCAATGGCAGCATTAGGACCTACCATTGGAGGATTTCTAATTGCGTGGGGTGATTGGCCAGCGATTTTTTTAGTCAATATACCCGTACTGTTACTATGCTTTACACTAGGGTGGATTGTACTGCCAAAGGATGAATCGAAAAAGAAATTAACTCGACAAGAATTGATTCAAAAAATGGATTTATTCGGTATATTGTTCTTTTCGGTTGGGATGATTGGTCTGCTTTTATTCTTATTATCTCTTAAAGCAACCGTCAATTATTTAGCAGGGATTATTGGTGTGATCTTCATATTATTATTTGTTTGGCACGAGTTAAAAACAAAAATTCCCTTTATCGATATTCGTTTATTTCATTCGAATCGGAAATTATCTTTAGTGTTTTTACAATATATTGTTCTGAATTTCATTTACTATAGTTTGTTTTTTGGTTTGCCCGCATATTTTCAAGATGGTCTCCATTTAAATGTCGCCCATAGTGGTTTGTTAATGCTTTTAGTGACAGGAACAGGAATCATCACGGCACCGTTAATTGGTCGTTGGGTTGATAAATCAGGTGTAAACCTACCAATTTTGACGGGGAATCTATTAATCGTGATTGGTTCACTTTTACTTTGGTTATTCTTTGGTCATGTTCCGGTGATTGTCACGGTGTTAATGGCATCACTTATTGCCGCGGGATGCAATTTCGGAAATGTTACACTACAAGTTGCCATGCTTGAAGCAAGTCCAGCCGACATGGTGGGAGTGTCAACAGGATTGTATCAAACGTCTCGACATTTTGGCTCAATACTTTCTGCCGTCTCACTTGGGTTAATATTTGGCGCAAAGTTTAATCCAGAGCACTTCACAACACTAATCATTGTATTCATTGTGGCAGGTATCACGGTTGTCCTACTAGGTGTGAAATATTCAAGAATTAGGGACATAGGGGACAGGTACCTCGTCCCAAGTGATAAATGA
- a CDS encoding YciI family protein, with amino-acid sequence MQYIITAYDGTDEQAIDRRLMARDEHLKSVEKRVKDGQHLYGAAILDNDGKMIGSMMVVDFPSKDELDDWLKVEPYVVENVWQKIDIQPCNVASIFR; translated from the coding sequence ATGCAATACATAATTACAGCTTATGATGGTACAGATGAACAAGCCATTGATAGAAGATTAATGGCAAGAGATGAACATTTAAAATCAGTAGAAAAAAGAGTCAAAGATGGACAGCATCTATATGGGGCAGCAATTCTTGATAATGATGGTAAAATGATAGGATCAATGATGGTAGTGGATTTTCCATCAAAAGATGAGCTAGACGATTGGCTAAAGGTTGAACCATATGTGGTGGAAAATGTATGGCAAAAAATAGACATCCAACCGTGCAACGTAGCATCTATCTTTAGATAA
- a CDS encoding YciI family protein — translation MSENTGKIHFMLKSTPPRLTFHQDMTEEERAIMLKHIAYWTDKQKQGIALVFGPVLNPSAPHGLAIIEVDSEAQVPKLVDEDPAVIAGIMTTEFYPMKAVLPNQHT, via the coding sequence ATGTCGGAGAATACAGGTAAAATACACTTCATGTTGAAGTCTACTCCTCCAAGATTAACATTTCATCAGGATATGACAGAGGAAGAACGAGCTATAATGTTAAAACATATTGCCTATTGGACAGACAAGCAAAAACAAGGGATTGCTCTCGTCTTTGGGCCAGTTTTAAACCCATCTGCTCCACACGGACTTGCCATCATCGAAGTTGATAGTGAAGCTCAAGTTCCAAAACTTGTAGATGAAGACCCGGCAGTTATTGCTGGTATTATGACAACAGAATTTTATCCGATGAAAGCAGTATTACCGAACCAACATACTTAA
- a CDS encoding MFS transporter: MNEKIWTKDFIFVCLSNFFVSLHFYILATAFPLYVKDILNGNEQQMGLAITIYSLGIVLIRPFSGLWVDRFGSKKMALVGLGLFLIASFSYFGAIGIIVFLIIRFIHGMSYALASTATTTIASSVIPISRQGEGVGYFSMFTSLAMVIGPACGLFLWKDKNITVLLVAACLISLLSLLFAVVLRGSQKKQNCTVLDLNTVPTEKKRMHFSDFIELKALPISLLAFLLAFSYSSLSGFLASFTAEIHQTQIASLFFVVFAMMIVVFRPIVGKAFDKYKEHYLYYPSILLFGIGLLMLSQSHSGKMVLVSGLLMGIGYGALFSCFQALTVKLSPIHRRGIATATFLLLFDLGYGLGSYFMGLIASIVNYSMMYAVAGIITLLSTTFYYLFHHRPQAKRSIQDQNANII; the protein is encoded by the coding sequence ATGAATGAGAAAATATGGACGAAAGATTTTATTTTTGTGTGTTTAAGTAACTTTTTTGTTTCACTACACTTTTACATTTTAGCGACGGCGTTCCCCTTATATGTAAAAGATATTTTAAATGGGAACGAACAACAGATGGGCTTGGCCATTACGATTTATTCTCTCGGGATTGTTTTAATTAGACCTTTCTCGGGTCTGTGGGTAGACCGTTTCGGTAGTAAGAAAATGGCTTTGGTAGGGTTAGGACTTTTTCTAATCGCCTCCTTCAGTTATTTCGGCGCAATTGGCATCATTGTTTTTCTAATCATTCGCTTTATTCACGGAATGAGCTATGCGCTGGCCTCAACTGCTACTACCACGATTGCCTCGTCTGTTATTCCCATTTCGCGACAGGGTGAAGGAGTAGGTTATTTTAGTATGTTTACTAGTCTTGCGATGGTAATTGGACCAGCATGTGGCCTTTTTCTTTGGAAAGACAAAAACATCACAGTATTGCTGGTAGCTGCTTGTTTAATTTCATTACTCTCCCTTCTATTTGCAGTTGTTTTGCGAGGATCACAGAAAAAACAAAATTGTACTGTATTAGATCTGAATACAGTGCCAACTGAGAAAAAGAGAATGCATTTTAGTGATTTCATCGAACTAAAAGCTTTGCCAATTTCATTACTTGCATTTTTACTTGCCTTTTCTTATAGCTCCTTATCTGGATTTTTAGCTTCTTTTACTGCTGAAATCCATCAAACTCAAATCGCAAGTCTATTTTTCGTTGTGTTTGCCATGATGATTGTTGTGTTTCGTCCCATCGTTGGGAAAGCATTTGATAAATATAAAGAACATTATTTGTATTATCCATCTATTTTATTGTTTGGAATTGGTCTATTAATGTTAAGTCAATCTCATTCCGGAAAGATGGTTTTAGTTTCAGGTTTACTCATGGGTATTGGATATGGGGCATTATTTTCATGTTTTCAAGCACTTACTGTAAAGCTTTCTCCAATCCATCGAAGAGGAATCGCAACAGCGACCTTCTTACTGTTATTTGACCTAGGTTATGGATTAGGTTCTTACTTCATGGGACTGATCGCTTCCATCGTCAATTACAGCATGATGTACGCGGTAGCGGGGATTATTACATTGCTATCCACTACCTTCTATTATCTGTTCCATCATCGACCACAAGCAAAGCGATCCATCCAAGATCAAAATGCGAATATCATTTAG